Within Diospyros lotus cultivar Yz01 chromosome 15, ASM1463336v1, whole genome shotgun sequence, the genomic segment TAGAAGAGTTGGTTTTCGTGCATACTAATCTTCGTCTCCTATCAAAAATATCCCCATAATATATGGAGTGTGAAAACAAGACATATGATGTCGCTAGAGATGCCTATGAGACTATGGATGatattgggatattacaatttgCAAATCACTCCCTTGATAAGCTTGAATCTGAGtctatattattttcaaatgacAATGATATGCCAACAAATTTAGAATAAGATGATTTTACAATTTCTAGTGatgtttgaaatttgaaaaacaatttGCATTTTATATCATTATGCGctttgttattaaaattttgattttacgTGTACGATTTTACACTTTAAAAACTCTCAAACGGTTCAattcccatgtaaaatccaatttggggtaaaatcttataattaaaatctcgattttacgtgtatgattttatatttcaaagaccctcaaattattttacaattcaaaaatctccattgatttaagttgcaatttagagAATATTTCCAATGTTtgaatgtcacatagcatctgacattatGCAacaaattgttatatttttcctctaaattagaacttgatttaacattggtTGAATAATTTCCAATGTGACAGCAtctaacattgattgcataagtttcaatttatttgatttaaattataatttttacttgatttaatattgattacacaagtaaatcaagacaaacaaataattaattaatggaccacccaaccctaaatcaagattttacttaatttaatcaatattaaatcaagtaaaaattataacttaaatttgaagaaaaacgTTAGAAGCAtcttctaaagaattttaagctatatctTACctttaaattacctatattttgcttCTAAATTATCTATACCAACTTGTTagtttttgagttatattttgaaagtataatattttaagctataataaagaataatcaggttattaaatgatattagttcattttctataaaattatattattacaaacatgtaattataaaaattaaaggatatttttaattatttctaaaattttaaaattttatgattctattttataaattctttttcgatctcacttaaaatctcgattttaactattttaattattcaaatttaataatgaaCTCTTTTgtaactattttaattatttgtatacttgtgtgaaatttgaatttataaattacacttttttacaattatacataaataatgatgatataatatatgtatgtctatatatatagatatattgtcgtgtcttaattttttaaatttttgccaTGTCCCGTGTATGTGTCGTTGTCTTCGTGTCCGCGCAACCTTGGGAacgccatacatatatataattgttgaaGAGTGTAGCGTGttgaatgcatacatatatataattgttgggCTGCTTCATTGAGATTTTCATTTTCCTCGTTTTCCCTAACATGTACTAATTAGAATTTGAAGCCGTCAACTTCACGTAATGGCTCCATGgcttatttgaatttttcctctatgtaattttggaacGATGCCAAGAGGCAATATTTGAGCTAGTGTCTCTCAATTCAACCTCACTTATTTGGATCACGGCCCATAGTAGTTGCTAACACTTGCGaacaaatgatatttttattgaaaatattatttaaatacttaaatttgacatttataatgatattttatattaatattttgtattttgtgtcATATCAAGACCAATGTATAAAACATCAATCTAGTCAATCAAAGTATCAAACTTAgtatttaaatagtatttttaattttttataaacaaaaatattgttaaaGGGATCATGATTCTCCGAGTTGAGCAAGGAGAGCAAGGAATATAGGGTGATGGGGATGAATCGCATTTATCCCCATTTTGCCATTCCCTTTTGACATTCACACATTCATCCCAATTTGGCTCAAATTTGTTGTGAAAAAACTTAAGTTGGaatgttctctttattatttttagtccattttaattttctaaaacactaaaaacttgtttattttcatatttttagaaatgcattttcaaaaataagaaaaaaattataaagaaaactcaaaacaacaaaagttgttttgagtattttcaacTAAAACACTCCTAAAAATCCAAAACATGGACAAAGACTCTTACCCACTTCTCTCTTCTCACACCAAGCCACATCTTTTGGGAGGCTTCTCTGGAAAAGAGTGGGTAAGTTCCAGAAGCCCCAAACGATCGAGATGCGAGACAACGTTTGTGAAAGATCATCGATAGCGGTAGTGGGAAGATCGGCAGGCATGACCATGAGAAGCAAGTGACAAAGGCAATGGCTGCCATCGATGACGGCAAACCACGCTTGCAAAAGACCAAACGGTAGTGAAGCGATGGTAGGTGGTTGGGGCAATGGCAGAGAAGCCAACAACGAACCTGACCGTGACAGAAGCAGATGCTGGCCGCCAAAGAGGACCATCCCCTCTCTACCACGACTCAGCCGTTTGTCGATGTGCGTCAACCCACCAGCTTCTCTACCCCAATCGTCTCTCCGTCACCGAATTCAAATCACAAGAGATATGGATGCAAACCCTAATTCACCTACTAGGATGGTTGAGCTTATGGGTACTCTAGATCAAATAGCAAAGGCTGAAAAACAAATGATGCATGATATTCTTATTGAGGCTAAAACATGTGGCTTTGGAATGGTTTCTCGAAGGTTAACTAGAGGGCAACCTGGTTTAGAACAATTTGTAATGAAAATCCCCAACAACAAGATTGGTCTGGTAATGGGTAAAAGGAGATACTACACGAAAAGCATCTATCCAAAAATTAGTTGCTAGCCTTGAGGCAATGGGAGTTAGAATTTATGGACTTAATAAGCCCATTTTTGGTTATTCGAGGTCTAATATCATGGGACAATATTGTTGGACATGATCagcaaaaaaaatgaatataaaagatACAATATTATTAGCTCTTCAAAATTTGAAGTATgtgataatcaaatttattgaataaagtgtcataaaaaaattattctcaaaattctaaacagaatgtattttctagttttttattttaagaaatagtttttcaaaatgacaaatcaaatacgtttttaattttttgaaaacagactattaaagtagaaaattaaaaataaatttaaaatttaaaactaaaaattaaaacgtAAAGAGAACaggaattcaaaaataaaattctccCTAGTTGTGACAATATAATGGATCACTAGACACAATAGTTAAATAGAACAAGGAACCGAACAATCACATATAAGAACACAAAGATGAACAAATACATGtaagaacacaaagatttaatgtgaaaaatcatgcaaagagaaaaggaaaattgggtGACAAACTTCAACAAAAATCCACTATTAAGAATTAATAGATACAAAAGGTCACACCTAAGATGAtctcaagaaaattaaataacaattcATTGTAACTCCATAACGGATATAAAAGAAACGGAAGATAAATTAGAACAATTTCACTTAATTGGACAAAAGACTGATAATACGATGGAAATCTAAAAGAAGACCTCCAATGTACGAATCCATCTTACAAAACCTTATTTTCAATAACTGAAACAATTCTCCAAAAATCTTAGTTCAATCGAATGAAGATGGACAATTTGATTATAACCACAAATTTACGAAAATTAACTTCCAAACAAGCAAAacttaaagaattaaaattcacTTCTTCCCCTTAACCCTAAACGTATGCACAAACCATGACACACGACCGACAGTGAAGCCTAAGTCCAAGTGCACTCCAATTAATTCTTCAATTCCAATTCAAATTGGAAGCACAATTTCAACTGAAATGTAACTAATTTGTACTTCTGCAATTcttatcaaattataatttgatatctattcttttttcatttaataGAATTACTCTAAtggaataaatataattataaacttattaaataatATGTGTGAGTTATCTCCCCGTTGGGATTACCACCCTTGCGCGGTCTCCTGTCATTCGTATCCTTAATTTCGGTAGAGGAGGCAAATCGCAAGTAAAAGCTTTACTTCATTGCACAGGGTAAGAAATCGAACTCATGACTTATTGATGCAAATTTCAACTTATCGTGATCCAACCACTTAACATGTGCCCTGAAACGAAATATCTCTCTCTTGTTTCAAAAGGTGAAATCTCTCACCTTAAGGGCTCCCGTAACTCAGCCCAAAGATTATAGCAGTAGGGGTAAATCACAAAATCTAGAGCGAGATTCGAACACATGACCTGTTATCGACTATATAACGACTAAAGTCTAAGACTCTTGTTCCAACTCGTGCACAAACTCAATCGTTGAACTATGCGCGTGGGACGAATTATCTCTCTTAACCCATATAAACAGTGTAAGGACTAATGTCTGGGCCTTATTCTCAAGAAGCCAAGCCCATGTGGCAAGGAGAGCCCTGGATCCAAGctccctttctcttctctgtAACGGTTGTCGATTCCTTTATCCCGCTATCTCcaatgttattttctattttgttatttattatattataaataatttattttatattttaattttatctcaaaaaatatgcttgttCTAATCacactctttatttttttttctatttaactccctattttatttatttattaataaatttcaattctatttattttaccttacttataatttttattactataaaaatttattatttattttataatttaataataaatttgatagaATATTAGATacacatataaataattaataattaaatataaaaaataatcaaatacacatatataaaattaataattaaatacacaaaataatcaaatatacacatgtacaaactcaataattaaagacataaatcaataatcaaatacacaatatcactcATCCAATACACAAACATTGGTCGTTCTACTTTTCGTCAACGACAGCGCTTCCACTATCTTCCGCCGCACCTACAACTTGTTTTTTCCGAATCTACTATCGTCGCATTTGCACTTTCTCTTCTCCAATTGATGTCGTCTTCATCGCGTTTGGTCAACCTCTTCTAGCATTGATGGTCATTGTGGGGGGAGAGATGGCAATGATAGTTTGGTAGCTTTCGATCGCCATTGGCGATACTTTTGAGTTTTGCCAGATTTTTGATGAATAATTTTGGCGATGGCAAGGTCCCTTGGAGGCATCAATTTGGGGTTGGCTTGCTATATTTGGCTTGGCGAGTAGAAGTAGCAGCCCATTAAAGATAGCCATAGGGACGTGGATCAagttttccttcttctcttccttcattCACGGTTGTCATGTCGAGATTGCTTCAATCATGCACCATTTCCTTCCATAGCCGCAACAACACTTTCTCTCGCAAATTTATATCTTCTGCACTCTCTTTCTCGATCTCtcctttttgcttctttttttttttgctttagcTGAGAATTGCAAGTAAGAAATAGCTCATGTATCGACATTCCAttgatttcaattttgtgtGGGGTTACATCATGGGCAAGATTATGGTATATTGGTTTGTGGCTTCGAATCCCCTTTGCTCTCCCTCGGTTTAGTCTTGTCTTCTCGAACGCCATGTTTGATTTTGCTTtgtcctctgcttcttcttcttcttctccctcctgataaaaccctaatcttacCCTCTATCTCACTAGAACCCCTTTCCTTAACCCCATTGGCCATAACCCCCAAATAGCAATCAACCATAGCTGGGTAACTCTGACGACAATGCTTGGAAGCCACTGTTGCTGGCCGATACTCCCTTCCCAAACCCTCACGTACCCACGCGCACAGCTTGGCTGCCAAAACTTCCAaacccaaaaattaatttagggtGTTTGGTTGGTTGTACAAGCCTAATCCAATCCATGGATAGAATGCGCCTAGTTGCTCCACGTTATTTAATGCCCAAATTGATAAGGATAATTGGGATAGTCATGTCTAATACTTATTCAATTCCTAATTTAATACAACCCAGATTTATTTAATGCCCAAATTCATAAAGGGTAATTGGGATAACCAATTCCAGTTGCCATCCAACTTCTgatttaatacataatattGAGATTAGCCTATGGTATTCATGTTTATCTAATTTCTAGTTTATTTAGATTAACTTATGATATTCCCATTTATCTAATTCCCAATTTATTCATATTAGCTTATGATATTCTTGCTTGTCCAATCCTCAATTTATTTGGATTAACTTATGACATCCTTGGTTTATTTGCTTCATAAATAGATGTGCATTATCCTTGGTTAGCCAAATCCAATGGTTACCCAATTCCTATTTCAATTTAGTAACTAAAACAAACCCAATTTGGGCCAAGCCCAATTTTATTACAAATTGGGcccaaatttattttcaaaaagcCTAAACTTTATCAAATTATCGATCTCTGGTTCAACCTGGTGTCAATTTTGGTTCATCACTGGGCATCAATTCAGCTCACATCGCTCATATTTACTGGGCATCATCAAGAAATTTGTTGTCAGTGAAAGTATACCATTAATCTCTTCATAAAATAGCATTTTAAGAACTCGTTTCTCTTCAATTTCATACTGGGCCAAAGCAAAGATCATTCATAAAGTAGACTTAATTTtagtgagtgcatgaagaacCTCAGCCAACTGCCGATGGAATCAAAATGCCTTGAAATGGGACTAAGAATTACAAAACTTAACCCCAAAGTTGAAAGATCTCAAACCCGTTTTTTCTTACTCAATCTATGTCCGCCAGATGTCGCAATCTTGCCAGAGTGTGTTAGGCCTCGCAAAATCGCTAAAACGGCAAGGCCAATGAAAGGGGTGTACATCATCAACAGTTTATCTGAAGCCCTGCCGGAATTTATCATTTCTGCTAATATAGCAACCTGGCATTGTAAAGAAGTTAAAAAAGATGCttggaggaaaaagaaaattaccgATAACTTCTCCAGTTTTTTTGCTTGATAAGCATCCAATCTTTCAAAGCAAATCGACTATAACACCATACGAATTAAAAGCATTCAAGTTTGGATTGGAATAATCTTGGTGCGAGAAAGGAAAGCTAACTCCGAAGTTCATCTATATTCGTGTAAGAGTTATCAAACTGATGCTGTCAAAACATCAATCCAACCCACAAATAAAGTTACTACTTTACGTGATTAGGAATGTTTGGTTATGTCttgatgtattttgtttttatttgaacTTCTAATAGATTATGTGATCGAATTTAGCAGGTAAGATTAGTTTTAGAATTGCATGACAGATAATATACACAATTTACCCAATATGATTAGTATATCCAATAATCAGTTTTGAAAGAGTTTTACTAGTTTTTCAAGCCAATAAATATGACATGTTCATGCAAAACAAAATTATGAGAATGACAATGAATAGAAGTTAAATATTTGGAGCTTGAAGAACTTTACTCTTTCTCCAGCCCCTCCTCCTTGTCTTACTTTTTCTATCTTATTTCTTCTCtatatttctttctccttctagatTTCTTCTCCATCTTTATTAATTCACATGTTCTcctctttctatttatttccAGGGAGTAGTCTGCTTTTTCAAACCTCTCTTCTTTCTGTCTTAAATCTTTCGTGTTGCTTCTTTCCTCTTAAATTTGTAGTGTCTTCTgcatttcttctctctcttcttatcTAATATTCCTCCCTCCTTCCCCTTTTCTTATCTCATCTTCTCTATGCTTCTTCCTCCTCGGATAACATCACATCCATCTGCTGCGGCAGCTTTTCTGGTTCCAACTGCTGCTATTCTTCAGATGCTTTATTGCTGCTGCTCTCTACCACTCTGTTGTTACTGCCGGCTTTCACGTTCTACGCTTCTCACGTGCCAATTTGCTCTTCTTCAACCATGCTGTTTCTCCCTTATTTACTAGCGTTTCATTTCAGGCCACATCATTAACTAACGCCAAATGAAGGATGAAGAAATCATTTTAGAGGAGCAAATCAAGCAACTTTCAATTATGAAATCATCTAAGAGGTATTTAGCTACTACTGGTATGACACCTCATCTTATTCAAGCTATCATTCTCTTAACTTAAACCTAAACCAGTTCAACTAAGAAACACGTGATGTGGAATTACAGGAACAACTACTTTGAGCCATtatgcatgttttcaacttgaCTTGCAATTGCATTAACTCGTAAAAATTTGAGCGCATGATAGTTCAATCACACCAGAAACTTTTCCTCATAAATCAATCATTCTCAAACTTGAAAGGACAGCTCAATCTCCTCGCAATCAGGATCCATTAGAATGATTCTATGAGCTCAAACATGATACAGGGAATGCTCCTCCACCTCCAAAGTATGTGAACCAACTTTACTAGCCACCGGAATAACTGCACCTAGCCATGCTCCTGCAACTGTTTTAGTCATCCTGGGAAAGAAGATTAtctttttaaagttttaagGTATTAAACCTCATTAAATTTCACGTTTAACTCTAATGACATGAATTGACTATACGCCATTGTAGAGAATAATGCTAGACCACGCCATTGTAGGTTGCCCAAGAATACATCAAATGTTATCTCTTGCCTTCACGAGTTATAATTCTTTTGCTTCAACTCAAAGGATaggcttcatttttctttttctacaaCAATGGAAGTAAATGTACATAAAAAGATACATCATGCGTACAATCACAATCCAAAAAGGGAATAAAAtcaatgtaaaaataatttcgaaagaaaaaaactaaaacggccaaccctttttcttcttctttttcccccTCTTGAATAATGACAAACACACTAACAAATGCATATAGACggtcaaatcaaaagaaaaagaaaacattaacaaagaaaaaaagcaaCTGCAAGATAACTTGTTACCTCCCATCATTTGCACAACTATCAAGTTAAACCCAATACCAagattttttatcaatataacCCAAATTTCCAAAGATGATAGCATgcaacacaaaaataataataataataataataataataataataataataataataataataataaatcgaCACTCATTTACCCACGAACCAGACAGAgcaggaaaaaagaaagaaagataatacCATGGAAGTGAATGTGGAGACGCCATAGATCAAACAGGTGGTGGGGAACCAAGACTTGGAGGCCAATATGGCGTAGAGATTGGCCAGGGCGAGGGGCCACTGGAACAGCAGCTCGAGCCACACGAGACCTACGAAGAAATTGGGCTTCTCAGCCACCAAATAATCGCCATAATCGCGTATGTACCAGACTTTGAGTTGGACGAGAACGTCGGGGAAGAGGTCGGCCGGAAGGCACGTTTGGGCGTCGATGAGCGGCGCCACGACGGCGACCACCGTGAAGAACAGGAACAGCATTGCGTCTATCAGCTTCGAGAAAGCACCCatttcctcctctctctctttctccctctttctgtcTCTGTCTGTGTGCGTGTATTACTCTGCTGCCGGTTTCCAGAATAACGAAAAAGGGGATCTTGGAACGTTGAACGGGCAACCGAGTGGGGACATACGTAAATAgtagaaaatagagagagacttgttgatatttgaaatttcacttacacccaatGAGAAAGTTACTCGTGTCTCCCTTCACGTCTGCCTTAGTTAAACTGAAAACTAAGTTTAGTGATATGTTTTGGTTTAGACCTTTGTATAGCattatcaatcaaatttaagaaataaaataactaataataGTGTATTATACAAGTCACcctacatataatatatttttaaaaaatatttaaaaataatactaagagtcataattaatatgatatatcagttatataatatttttttattaaataaattatgtattctTATCTTctctatttaatattattttaataaaactaCAAGACATGAGTTcatctttttcttaatttataatcatatcaaattaattaaatttgttagaTACTTGtccattttcataaaaattggTGATCCTTAATTTGGTCAAAATTGCAACCGTTGGATCAATTGATGGTGTTCACTAGCTCCAAACCAAGGGCTGAGATCCACTCCACGATCCAATCGACCGCTGCTAATCGGTCATTTCGCCTCGCTgtccctctcgtttctctcgCAACCCAGAGGAAGAGAAGACGAGCGAGAAGATGAACGGCGGCGGCGCCGGAGCCGGAGCCAGCGAAAGCAGCAGCAATAGTCCGAGACCAGTAGGACGGAGAGAGAGTCCATGGGGAATGCCGGAGGGAGATCATCGTCAGCCCAAGCCCCATCGGTGCAACGATCGAGCCGAAGATGTCATCCAAGTAAATATTCTTTCATTACATCAATTGTAAACTACGCGTAGCTATCGGCATGCTTTTGCTTGAACTCCCGTCGTGGATAATGTGGATTGGTGTTGATTTCTCGAGTTTCGGTCTTTGATAGCTGGCTTCTGGACTCTATTAAGTGAAGTGTTTGCTTGGACAAGGGTTTGAGATTAGGAGAATTTGATTGTAATTTGTCGTACGTGCATGTAAGCTTATCCAAAATTAGTAATTCCTTTGGCTGATCCCTACTGAGAAAGCAGTCAATCTTCCATGAATTGTTGCCTGTTATTAGGTCTTCAGTTCCGGGTCAATTACAGAGAATCTTGTCAGATCATGTCAAAGTTGAACCAAAATCTTCTCTTAATTGATAAAGATTTAGCCTTCAGAAGCTTACAGAGCATACAAGAAATCTGTCTAGAAACAAACTATGAACTCCCACTAAATGGATTAACTACTAGCAGGCAACAATGCTGTCACCAGAAATATATGTTAGCGGTAGACAATGGTAGTTGCAAAACTATGTGATAACATTGCATACAAATATAAATGTTTAtcaagaaaaagatattttggtGATTCTTATACTGCTTATGTCTGCCTCTCGTGATTGGAAAAGAAATGGGTTAACTGTAGGCTTGACTTCCATATATATGGGATTTTGTATAATTCTGCATAAATTATGTGATACTAGAAGATCCAGTACCATGTATATGCATGTAATTCATAGGTGTTTTTTCCAAAGAAGCTAGTTCTATGAGCTAATGGAGTTTGAGAAGGGGCaatataggttttggaaacttcattGAGGGTGCTTGTTGGTTTGACGAAAGATTATTCTAGTAAGGTACCTCTTTAAACAATATTTGAGGGAACCCTTCTTTTTGTATGCTTCCAAATCATATATTATAGGTGTTTTTACAGAGCTTCCAAGAGACTGAAATTAGTAGAGCCCTTCAGGTTTGTATAGTTAAGCATGGTTTTGATGAGGCATAGTTGTTGTGAGCCAGAATATGTGCCTTTTGCTTATACTTTTCTAATTGTTCCAGTGTATCACACTGCCTTACATGCATGGTTTCTATTTCCTCcttacattttaatttacttaCATTTCCTTTAGTTATATCTTAATGCACATTAtctttaattctgaaaattttaagGGAAGGAATAAACATTTCCTAATCTAATTATTCAAACCATAATACAATCCCAATTTATTGCTTTCTGATATGTGAATGCTCATTACCTCCTTAAGATCATGAATGTTCCTTGGCCTCAAATGCCCCATGTCAAGTAAGTTGTAATCTTacaacttcttctctttctcactctATGTCGAGCTTTCTCTATCACCAACCTAGAAAAAGCCCAGGGAAAGTAAAATAAACCTGGGAGCAATCAGGGCCAGCTCAAGGGTTGATGGGACCCTAGGTGATAATTAGTTTAGTAgccttctaaaaaataataaaaattattaaaattttatttttcttattttttgagatataaaatcaaaaagtaaatctttttcaattgataatatagacatgagaaaaagatttgaaaatgtaaaaattgaataagtaaaaaatgtgaaaaatttaCAGGTAGGTctgcaaattaaaaatttactgatttacttttgttatttttttaatgcccAAATCAGTACAGATTCCCCAGATGAAAGTTTCGTCgtccaaataattattttatcaaattgtcctCCTAAAATAATACCACTTCTTGCCTTTTTTTTCGTTATGTTATTAGTTTACACCACATTATTCATTGCCTAACACTGAAAAATGATCCGTAGACTTAAAAAGTTGGGGGCCTATTTATCTAAACGACATCTCACTATACattgtttaatattaaaaaatgatccaTGGACTTGGGAAGTTAGGTGGCCTCCtcgttcaaatgaaataaaaaaataaataaagtgtgaattcaaagaaaaccatcgtaaaataaaataagtaattttacatctcaaaatataaaaaaaataaattttaattaattattaattttggggcTTGGGAGCAATCTCCACTAGGCATAGGccttagtggcctatgccttCAGCCGGGCCTGGGAGCAATCCCCACGTCTCAGACACTTTACTGTGGGAAAGGAGTAAATCCACTGCCTGCTCCACGATCAATATAATAGGCAATTGATAATAGCTTGTGTGCTTCAAAtccaattttgaatcacatattGTCTTCCTATGATCTATGATCTGTTCAAAGAACACATTGGAGGAGGCCTTCAGAAGCCTAAATCTGCTTTTAATGAAGCAAACACTCTTGCATTGGAGAAGTTATGGTGTGGTGATTATCAGAAAATCTGGAAGAAGATAAGGAAAagaatgaatttattttattttttattttgactgGATGAAGTCTGGAAAAGAATGAATTTAGCTGTCATGTAAAACTCTCTGTTAATCAATATGCTAAATTTTTGGAGTACACTGCATTATTGGGAGGTGATTGCTAccatataaaatcaatttagttatGGGTGTATGGCTATCCTTTGGATTTCTAGACATCTGAATGTGTTTGACCTGCTAAAACACTGGATTTCTTGACTGTAGGATTGTCTCTAAGGATAGCAAAATATTATGAACGAAATACAGCTAATGAAAAACTTGTTTCGAGGGTGGATTTGGACAATAAACTGAAACCTCTCTGCTTGGAAACTTAATGGAAACTTTTCAGATGCTTAAAGTCTGACCACAGTTTTTGAACTCTGTGGAAAGTTGGGGGTAACTGATAAGAACGTTGTTTACTTAGTTTCTTCTGATTTGTTATAATCTTAAGGCTTAAATGTCAGCAACAATACATGGCAACATCTTTTGGCATGCTTCTTTTGTTGTCCTCCAGTATTACTTTTTAAATAGAAGTTCTGTTGTTCTTCATCTAGGTTTATTGAAAGGTTCTACACTTTCATAATAAACCCCTCTGTTGTTTCGTATGCTTTTCCATGGTAGTTTTTGAATGAAGTTTCAGTTTCTGTTCTCCTTGCCGTGCCCTTTTCTTGCCGCTTTGCTGGAAACTGTGGGATAAGCTAGGAATGAGATCATTCAGAAACCAATATCCATGTTGttaaaggaaataaatattCTGGCTAGGTTTGAGATGTGCAGATAAACCATAGGCATCCAAACTTGAGAAATTTTATGAAGTTTGtgttagaaaaattaaataaaacgcATTTACCTCCGGCCATTATTTGTATGAAAAACCTGAATTGCAATTGAGTTGAATGCT encodes:
- the LOC127791432 gene encoding uncharacterized protein LOC127791432, translating into MGAFSKLIDAMLFLFFTVVAVVAPLIDAQTCLPADLFPDVLVQLKVWYIRDYGDYLVAEKPNFFVGLVWLELLFQWPLALANLYAILASKSWFPTTCLIYGVSTFTSMVAILAEMINSGRASDKLLMMYTPFIGLAVLAILRGLTHSGKIATSGGHRLSKKKRV
- the LOC127791975 gene encoding uncharacterized protein LOC127791975 isoform X2 — protein: MNGGGAGAGASESSSNSPRPVGRRESPWGMPEGDHRQPKPHRCNDRAEDVIQACFEGNPFKTVPGPFKLFWQCMRSKPGEEPTEPFYYLQLDPPTREVKLE